From a region of the Umboniibacter marinipuniceus genome:
- a CDS encoding 6-phosphofructokinase: MTIKNAFYAQSGGVTAVINATACGVIQAARQHPNKIGTVYAGRNGILGALREELIDTNQYSDEDIAALRHTPAGAFGSCRFKLRSIEESRAEYERLIEVFKAHDIGYFFYNGGNDSQDTAHKVSQISETMGYPIQCIGIPKTVDNDLPITDFCPGFGSVAKYVAVSIKEASLDIASMCESSTKVFIMEVMGRHAGWIAAAGALAQQEEGDAPHIILFPEVAFDKEKFLSKVKHCVETYGYCSIVASEGTHTGDGSFLAASEASVDAFGHAQLGGVAPVLANLIKGELGYKYHWALADYLQRSARHIASKTDVDLAYQAGEKAIEYALEGLNSVMPAIQRLDNGEWGFIPAPLKDIANVERFMPKSFISEDGFGITQAGRDYLLPLIQGEDYPPYVNGQPVYVKLAHNLTPKKLANFDI, from the coding sequence ATGACAATCAAAAACGCATTCTATGCTCAATCCGGTGGCGTCACCGCCGTCATCAATGCCACGGCCTGTGGTGTCATTCAAGCTGCTCGTCAACACCCAAACAAGATCGGTACGGTCTATGCTGGTCGTAACGGCATTCTCGGCGCCTTACGCGAAGAGCTTATCGATACCAACCAATACTCTGATGAAGACATTGCAGCACTGCGTCACACCCCTGCTGGAGCATTCGGTTCATGTCGTTTCAAGTTAAGAAGTATCGAAGAAAGCCGCGCCGAGTATGAGCGCCTGATCGAGGTCTTTAAGGCTCATGATATCGGTTACTTCTTCTACAACGGCGGTAATGACTCTCAGGATACCGCCCACAAAGTCTCACAGATATCAGAAACCATGGGCTATCCAATTCAGTGTATCGGTATTCCAAAGACGGTTGATAACGACCTCCCCATCACCGACTTCTGCCCCGGCTTTGGCTCAGTAGCGAAGTACGTGGCCGTTTCCATCAAAGAAGCATCCCTCGATATCGCTTCCATGTGCGAATCATCAACCAAAGTATTCATCATGGAAGTGATGGGGCGTCACGCAGGTTGGATTGCCGCGGCGGGTGCTCTCGCCCAACAGGAAGAAGGTGATGCACCACATATTATTCTCTTCCCTGAGGTGGCCTTTGATAAAGAAAAGTTCCTTAGCAAGGTCAAGCATTGCGTAGAAACCTATGGCTACTGCTCAATTGTCGCCTCCGAAGGGACCCACACTGGTGATGGTAGCTTCCTGGCTGCATCGGAAGCGTCAGTTGATGCTTTCGGCCATGCGCAATTAGGTGGTGTTGCACCAGTCCTAGCCAATCTCATCAAGGGTGAGCTAGGCTATAAGTATCACTGGGCCCTCGCCGATTATTTACAGCGCTCGGCACGGCATATTGCTTCGAAAACAGATGTTGACCTAGCCTATCAAGCCGGTGAAAAAGCCATTGAATACGCACTCGAAGGCCTAAACTCAGTGATGCCGGCGATTCAACGCCTTGACAATGGCGAGTGGGGATTCATCCCGGCACCACTGAAAGATATCGCCAACGTTGAGCGCTTCATGCCGAAGTCGTTTATCTCTGAGGATGGCTTTGGTATTACTCAGGCGGGAAGGGATTATTTACTACCCCTCATTCAAGGTGAGGACTACCCACCCTACGTCAACGGACAACCGGTGTACGTTAAACTGGCGCACAACTTAACGCCAAAGAAACTCGCCAACTTCGATATCTAG
- a CDS encoding DNA-3-methyladenine glycosylase I, translated as MKNDNKQEPCGWCLSDPIYRDYHDSEWGVPLRDEQRIFEFLLLEGVQAGLSWITVLKRRENYRLVYDNFDAQKIAAWSDQRKQAILSDARIIRNRLKVDSAQRNARAYLDMRDQGLTLTDYFWAFVEGEAIQNSFEKLSDVPAETPLSQQISKDLKQRGFNFVGPTIIYAHMQAMGLVNDHLLSCPRHSACAALRVNG; from the coding sequence ATGAAGAATGACAACAAGCAGGAACCCTGCGGTTGGTGTCTTAGCGATCCAATTTATCGGGACTATCATGACTCCGAATGGGGGGTGCCACTTCGTGACGAACAGCGAATCTTTGAGTTTCTCCTGTTGGAGGGCGTTCAGGCTGGTCTTAGCTGGATCACGGTATTAAAACGGCGCGAGAACTATCGCCTTGTTTACGACAATTTTGATGCCCAAAAAATTGCGGCATGGAGTGATCAAAGGAAGCAAGCTATCCTAAGCGATGCGCGTATCATTCGTAATCGCCTAAAAGTAGACAGCGCCCAACGCAATGCGCGAGCCTATTTGGATATGCGTGATCAGGGACTAACGTTAACTGACTACTTTTGGGCCTTTGTTGAGGGTGAAGCTATCCAGAATAGCTTTGAAAAATTATCTGATGTACCGGCAGAAACGCCGTTGTCGCAGCAAATCTCAAAGGATCTTAAACAGCGGGGCTTTAATTTTGTAGGCCCGACAATTATTTACGCTCATATGCAGGCAATGGGTCTAGTGAACGATCACTTACTAAGCTGCCCAAGGCATTCGGCCTGCGCGGCACTAAGGGTTAATGGATGA
- a CDS encoding prolyl oligopeptidase family serine peptidase, with product MIKLLIAKRQRIALCSWHHITCLVVAVSVLYSFTVSADIQTRDEVEDLAWVSALSEQTHERFGDGWLWDSFDRLESAAVTALNASAEFPRLIWQQSAVCLLDYRAPYNQGRYRCANRADYIKGDPQWRTLVDIAALNRRYQRQWRFANLNCRDYEIGPCILGVTENGTDAIYHASYRLDQQDWLKDGFELVPGRNQVKWLDDDTLLVMDTGTAEFTSSAGYPMRLEKIDRAGSRTVLASFAQDSMGGTVNWMEGELVLVEWVDFFARRYFHWLDGAFQPLNFPHDSLLVGRYRDGWLLQSRSLQDAQADELIWWRDGTEAIQGTELVYQLSHRERLQQIAVTESEVFLLVNNNFETKLLVTSDQLQSEPRVIATANLEAWQLEAVIDEGLVVRKSTLLSGPSRWLISASQATEIDRSTFQLDTEAYEVELSFAEATDGEEIPYLMVTPTESVGRSAPTLIDVYGGFGVSVAAVNNAVASKLWLERGGRLVFAAVRGGGEYGRWWHRAGQREYKNQTVDDLVSVASSLTDRGLSSAKQLAYRGASNGGLVAAAAAIRAPRKVAAVVLEAPLTDMMNYHRSLSGPSWMVEYGNPEIPAEREWLLQYSPIHNIQADESYPSILLLAAQNDDRVDIAHSRGLAERLAALGQPIYYDERATGGHSIAVTGDDIVAKEALVFNFLWETLLDEE from the coding sequence ATGATTAAATTACTGATAGCTAAGCGTCAACGAATAGCACTATGCAGTTGGCATCATATTACTTGCTTAGTGGTTGCAGTCAGCGTTTTGTATTCGTTTACCGTCTCCGCCGATATCCAAACTAGGGATGAAGTTGAAGATTTAGCTTGGGTTAGCGCGCTGAGCGAACAGACTCATGAGCGGTTCGGCGATGGCTGGTTGTGGGATAGTTTTGATCGTCTCGAATCAGCTGCGGTCACGGCGCTAAACGCTAGCGCCGAGTTTCCGCGGTTAATTTGGCAGCAAAGCGCTGTGTGCCTGCTTGATTACCGCGCGCCCTATAATCAGGGGCGGTATCGCTGCGCCAATAGGGCCGATTATATTAAGGGTGATCCTCAGTGGCGAACCCTGGTAGATATCGCCGCATTGAATCGGCGTTATCAACGACAGTGGCGCTTTGCCAACCTAAATTGTCGCGATTATGAAATAGGGCCATGTATTTTAGGCGTGACGGAGAACGGAACGGATGCGATCTATCACGCTAGCTATCGTTTAGACCAGCAGGATTGGCTTAAGGACGGCTTCGAACTCGTTCCTGGGCGTAATCAAGTGAAGTGGCTCGATGATGACACGCTGTTAGTAATGGATACTGGAACCGCGGAATTCACCAGTTCCGCTGGTTATCCAATGCGCTTGGAGAAAATTGATCGAGCTGGCTCACGGACGGTGCTGGCAAGTTTTGCTCAGGACTCAATGGGCGGGACGGTGAATTGGATGGAAGGTGAATTAGTGTTGGTAGAGTGGGTCGACTTCTTCGCTAGACGCTATTTCCATTGGCTCGACGGCGCATTTCAACCATTAAACTTCCCTCATGATTCGCTTTTGGTCGGTCGATATCGGGACGGGTGGCTGCTTCAATCAAGGTCCTTGCAGGACGCGCAAGCCGACGAGCTAATTTGGTGGCGTGATGGCACTGAAGCTATTCAAGGTACGGAGTTAGTTTATCAGCTCTCTCATCGCGAGCGCCTCCAACAGATTGCCGTAACGGAGAGTGAGGTCTTTTTGTTAGTGAATAACAATTTTGAGACCAAACTACTTGTCACCAGCGATCAACTTCAATCGGAACCACGGGTCATTGCGACGGCCAATTTGGAAGCTTGGCAGCTTGAGGCTGTCATAGATGAAGGGCTTGTAGTAAGGAAAAGTACGCTGCTATCAGGGCCCAGCAGATGGCTAATCTCGGCATCACAGGCAACGGAAATTGATCGCTCTACATTCCAGCTGGATACTGAAGCGTACGAGGTGGAACTGAGTTTTGCCGAGGCAACAGATGGCGAAGAAATTCCTTACCTCATGGTGACTCCCACTGAAAGCGTAGGAAGATCCGCACCAACGCTGATCGATGTCTATGGCGGCTTTGGGGTCTCTGTAGCCGCGGTGAATAACGCCGTTGCCTCAAAACTATGGTTGGAGCGAGGCGGAAGGTTGGTATTCGCTGCGGTTAGAGGGGGAGGGGAGTACGGGCGCTGGTGGCACCGTGCAGGGCAGCGTGAGTACAAAAATCAAACGGTTGACGATCTAGTTTCAGTGGCATCATCATTGACGGATCGTGGTCTTAGTTCAGCGAAGCAATTAGCCTATCGCGGCGCATCAAATGGCGGTTTGGTTGCGGCGGCAGCGGCGATTCGAGCACCAAGAAAAGTTGCAGCAGTTGTGTTGGAAGCCCCGTTGACGGATATGATGAACTATCATCGAAGCCTCTCGGGCCCTAGCTGGATGGTCGAATACGGTAATCCAGAAATTCCTGCGGAAAGGGAGTGGCTCCTTCAGTACTCGCCAATACATAATATTCAGGCCGATGAATCCTATCCATCTATTTTGTTGTTGGCTGCGCAGAACGATGATCGCGTAGACATTGCCCACTCGCGGGGTTTGGCCGAACGTTTAGCTGCTTTGGGTCAACCTATCTACTACGACGAGCGAGCCACAGGAGGTCATTCTATTGCCGTGACAGGCGATGATATTGTGGCGAAGGAAGCACTGGTATTTAATTTTCTTTGGGAGACGCTATTGGATGAAGAATGA
- the ppa gene encoding inorganic diphosphatase, with amino-acid sequence MSYTKIPAGKDLPNDIYAIIEIPANHAPIKYEIDKDFDALMVDRFMTAPMFYPANYGYINNTLSEDGDPVDVLVITPYPVAPGAVIRCRPIGVLLMSDEAGKDAKLVAVPHEKLSKEYADITEASQLPSLLTQQIEHFFRRYKDLEDGKWVEIDGWADADTARAEILKAAAAYQG; translated from the coding sequence ATGAGCTATACCAAAATCCCAGCAGGTAAAGATTTACCTAACGATATCTACGCGATTATTGAAATCCCAGCTAACCACGCGCCAATTAAGTACGAAATTGACAAGGATTTCGACGCATTGATGGTTGATCGTTTTATGACCGCTCCAATGTTCTACCCTGCGAACTACGGTTACATCAACAACACCTTGTCTGAAGATGGTGACCCAGTAGACGTATTGGTGATCACACCTTATCCCGTTGCACCTGGCGCAGTGATTCGCTGCCGTCCAATTGGCGTGTTACTTATGTCTGATGAAGCTGGTAAAGACGCTAAGTTAGTTGCCGTGCCTCACGAGAAGCTATCTAAAGAATACGCCGACATTACCGAAGCGTCTCAGCTACCTAGCCTACTCACTCAACAGATTGAGCACTTCTTCCGTCGCTACAAAGACTTAGAAGATGGTAAATGGGTGGAAATTGACGGTTGGGCAGATGCCGATACGGCGCGCGCTGAAATCCTCAAAGCAGCGGCAGCTTACCAAGGCTAA
- a CDS encoding M15 family metallopeptidase → MSNANTEGLTANTLQAFKFLQQRAAKDGIELKIASGFRSIERQTKIWQRKNAPDYVFDVAGTKKKASELTDQQWLNCVMEWSAIPGLSRHHWGTDIDVYDAAALPANYQIQLTPEEYQPGGPFEKLGRWLSFYVDEQRTEGFFRPYRTFRGGVQPEAWHLSYKADADLALDRLIAQAPRDVIPLAEIRGGAAIANQLDSIIQRYVVDVDQ, encoded by the coding sequence ATGAGCAACGCCAATACCGAGGGGCTTACCGCCAATACCTTGCAAGCCTTTAAATTCCTGCAGCAACGTGCAGCAAAGGATGGCATAGAGCTAAAGATAGCCTCCGGCTTTCGTTCGATCGAAAGGCAGACAAAGATCTGGCAGCGCAAAAATGCCCCAGACTATGTGTTTGACGTCGCGGGCACCAAGAAAAAGGCCAGCGAGCTAACTGATCAACAGTGGTTGAACTGCGTGATGGAGTGGTCCGCGATACCAGGTCTTTCGAGACATCATTGGGGGACGGATATTGATGTTTATGATGCGGCTGCACTGCCTGCTAATTATCAAATCCAGCTCACTCCTGAAGAATACCAGCCGGGAGGCCCCTTCGAAAAGCTGGGGCGCTGGCTGAGTTTCTATGTCGATGAGCAGCGAACGGAAGGTTTCTTTCGCCCCTACAGGACGTTCCGTGGCGGCGTCCAACCTGAAGCTTGGCACCTTTCCTATAAAGCTGATGCTGATCTAGCCTTAGACAGACTGATAGCGCAAGCTCCACGCGATGTCATTCCGCTAGCTGAAATTCGCGGCGGAGCGGCAATCGCTAATCAGCTCGATTCAATTATCCAACGCTACGTGGTTGATGTGGACCAGTGA
- a CDS encoding HAD family hydrolase, which yields MDNIELLIFDCDGVLVDTENVANNVLHRHLSLHNWPLAPTATEQFFRGRSLTESLRRAVNEFQLTLPADFLQVMQRDTFEQFRQVNLSFPNCKVLVQQLSACAFPMCVASSGSHEKIALTLSQTGLLGYFPIRFSAQDVTRAKPAPDLFLKASSYFCTPPERCLVIEDSSAGLAAADAAGMPSIGLNTQLSAAQQRDFPNTLFLQDHAALLRWMNGH from the coding sequence ATGGACAATATTGAGCTGCTTATCTTTGATTGCGACGGCGTGCTCGTAGATACCGAAAATGTCGCCAACAATGTGTTACACCGCCATCTTTCCCTGCACAACTGGCCTCTAGCGCCGACCGCGACGGAACAATTTTTCCGCGGTCGAAGCCTTACGGAGAGCCTTAGACGAGCCGTTAATGAGTTTCAGTTAACTTTACCCGCTGATTTTCTGCAGGTTATGCAAAGGGATACCTTTGAACAGTTTCGTCAAGTCAACTTGAGTTTCCCCAACTGTAAAGTCCTAGTACAACAACTCAGCGCTTGCGCCTTTCCTATGTGTGTTGCTTCTTCAGGCAGCCATGAAAAGATCGCATTAACGTTAAGTCAAACAGGATTACTCGGCTACTTCCCAATTCGCTTTTCGGCACAGGATGTCACTCGAGCCAAACCCGCTCCGGATCTCTTCCTAAAAGCGAGCTCCTATTTCTGCACGCCTCCGGAACGCTGTTTAGTCATCGAAGATTCATCGGCCGGTTTGGCTGCTGCCGATGCTGCAGGCATGCCTAGTATTGGACTAAATACTCAGCTAAGCGCAGCGCAACAGAGAGATTTTCCAAATACATTGTTTCTTCAAGATCATGCGGCGCTTTTGAGATGGATGAATGGTCATTGA
- a CDS encoding putative bifunctional diguanylate cyclase/phosphodiesterase, whose translation MKQLSVKANQAIILTGVLFGLIVMLSAAFLINDYLGLKRIQESLIEERVGVMQLAAQRFFENPNSFQSDELQQILLSQAGEGCSTLFDNSQNIIVKASADGYTPNSSDIQQLVDINYQGEKMGQLRYIFTPIDDQQWLNRAIAIVLGMILLAGMVSPLLVKLLDNLTLKPIRHLSDRAEQIALDSTFNYRFDTSRQDEFGRLASSVNTMLEAIEGREAQLKNYGSYLEELVQEKSTQLQVQASEDSMTLCPNRISLMNSGTKLIEGALFDGQITGLIVIDLLRIKTYNQSYGHHLGDMLIRESANRLKANFDQVYRIGGDEFAIVIQHPRLSAIGELAQKVISTIGEPIPYKDEQISLLVAAGLSLAPDHGSDIAGLLRAANNAMQVSKTLVGSNLTEYDPETMDNLSRNFELEHDLRDAIANEQLFLVYQPKQQLKTRVIDSVEALARWHHPRLGPISPLEFVAIAEDTGQARTLGNSVLRQAVKQLEAWRQDGIELSIAVNISPAQIMHPDFVHDIEAALKLAPIDPGLLELEITESIMIGNHHHIAESVAEVRDLGVRVAIDDFGTGYSSLSYVRKFTLDTLKLDKSFISDLEHSSESTGIVDAILMLAHTLKLTVVAEGVETPGQMLILSTLGCDYIQGNLLSEPVSADQIERIATRVNTDALLTQK comes from the coding sequence ATGAAACAACTGTCCGTTAAAGCCAATCAAGCAATCATTCTAACCGGTGTATTATTCGGTTTGATTGTAATGCTGTCCGCAGCATTCTTGATAAACGATTACTTGGGTCTTAAGCGGATACAAGAAAGTTTGATTGAAGAACGAGTTGGCGTGATGCAGCTGGCGGCTCAACGCTTTTTCGAGAACCCGAATAGCTTTCAATCAGACGAGCTTCAGCAAATTCTTTTAAGCCAAGCTGGCGAAGGCTGTAGTACGCTTTTCGACAACTCACAAAATATTATTGTTAAAGCGTCCGCCGATGGATACACACCTAATAGTTCAGATATTCAACAGTTGGTCGACATCAATTATCAGGGCGAAAAAATGGGCCAGTTGCGCTATATTTTCACACCCATTGATGATCAACAGTGGCTGAATCGAGCCATCGCTATTGTCTTAGGAATGATCCTGCTCGCCGGCATGGTTTCCCCGCTGCTTGTTAAACTCCTTGATAACTTAACACTCAAACCCATCCGCCACTTATCCGATCGTGCAGAGCAAATTGCGCTGGATAGCACCTTTAACTACCGTTTTGACACCAGCCGCCAGGACGAATTTGGGCGCCTTGCTAGTAGCGTCAACACCATGCTCGAAGCCATCGAGGGAAGAGAAGCTCAATTAAAGAACTACGGCAGTTACTTGGAAGAATTAGTTCAAGAAAAGTCTACTCAACTCCAAGTCCAAGCGAGTGAAGATTCGATGACCTTGTGCCCCAACCGAATTTCACTCATGAATTCGGGCACAAAATTAATTGAAGGCGCCTTATTTGATGGTCAAATTACTGGGCTAATTGTGATTGATCTCCTGCGGATTAAAACCTATAACCAGTCCTATGGTCATCATCTTGGTGATATGCTAATTCGTGAGTCGGCAAACCGTTTAAAGGCTAACTTCGACCAAGTCTACCGCATCGGCGGAGATGAATTCGCCATTGTTATCCAACACCCAAGGTTGAGCGCGATCGGCGAGCTTGCGCAAAAAGTTATCTCCACCATTGGCGAGCCCATCCCCTACAAAGACGAGCAGATTAGCCTTCTTGTTGCAGCGGGCCTCAGCCTCGCGCCAGATCACGGCAGTGATATTGCCGGTCTACTTCGCGCCGCAAATAATGCGATGCAAGTTTCAAAGACTCTAGTGGGCTCCAACCTCACCGAGTACGATCCTGAAACAATGGATAACTTAAGTCGTAACTTTGAGCTTGAGCATGACTTGCGTGACGCTATTGCAAACGAACAACTATTCTTGGTTTACCAACCAAAACAACAACTAAAAACACGCGTGATCGATTCTGTTGAGGCACTTGCGCGCTGGCATCACCCTCGACTAGGGCCAATTTCGCCGCTCGAGTTTGTTGCCATTGCTGAAGACACTGGTCAAGCCAGAACACTGGGGAACTCGGTGCTTCGACAGGCGGTAAAGCAGCTCGAGGCTTGGCGTCAGGACGGGATTGAGCTAAGTATTGCCGTTAACATCTCCCCAGCTCAAATCATGCACCCCGACTTTGTCCATGACATTGAGGCGGCACTGAAGCTGGCGCCGATTGACCCAGGTCTCCTAGAACTTGAGATTACTGAGAGCATCATGATTGGTAATCACCACCATATTGCTGAGTCAGTCGCTGAGGTTCGCGATTTAGGGGTTCGCGTTGCGATTGATGATTTCGGAACTGGTTATTCCTCACTGTCTTATGTCCGTAAATTTACTCTAGATACCCTCAAACTAGATAAATCGTTCATCTCAGACTTGGAGCACAGCTCCGAAAGTACGGGTATCGTTGATGCCATTCTTATGCTTGCCCATACGCTAAAACTTACCGTGGTGGCAGAGGGCGTTGAAACACCAGGGCAAATGCTCATTCTCTCTACCCTTGGCTGTGACTATATTCAAGGGAACTTGCTATCGGAGCCTGTCAGTGCCGACCAGATAGAGCGAATAGCTACTCGAGTCAACACTGACGCGCTGCTGACCCAGAAATGA
- a CDS encoding S1C family serine protease, which translates to MTLTRLIALLTIALMTANSLATTTTPYPALTNDEANTIEVYERTSESVVFVTNRTLRRDLFSRRVYESTAGSGTGFVWDQAGHIVTNFHVIEGAVEIIIRFQGEDYPAKLVGIAPERDLAVLKIEVANELLQPIARGDSQRLRVGHKVIAIGNPFGLDTTLTTGVVSALNRTIESPSNRTIREVIQTDAAINPGNSGGPLLNSAGLLIGVNTAIYSPSGASAGISFSIPVNTVKQTIPELIEYGRVQRPVLGIELAPAQLLRRLNIEGMAIARVTPNLSADIAGIIGLSRDNNGRLQLGDILIAINGALMRSPDDLLGVLEQHQYGDTLSLSLIRDGKRYELDVELIAPET; encoded by the coding sequence ATGACACTTACTCGTCTCATCGCATTACTGACCATAGCGTTGATGACGGCTAATTCACTGGCAACTACCACTACCCCTTACCCTGCATTAACCAACGACGAAGCCAATACCATCGAGGTCTACGAACGTACCAGTGAATCGGTTGTTTTCGTCACTAACCGTACGCTGCGGCGCGACCTCTTTAGCCGTCGGGTGTACGAGAGTACGGCCGGTTCCGGCACTGGTTTTGTTTGGGATCAAGCAGGTCATATCGTCACCAACTTCCATGTCATAGAAGGCGCGGTAGAAATCATCATTCGCTTTCAGGGTGAAGACTACCCTGCAAAATTAGTTGGTATAGCACCTGAACGCGATTTAGCAGTACTGAAAATTGAAGTAGCTAATGAGCTACTTCAGCCCATAGCGCGCGGGGATTCACAGCGATTACGAGTTGGCCATAAGGTCATCGCCATCGGTAACCCCTTCGGCCTAGACACCACCTTAACGACTGGAGTGGTCAGCGCTCTAAACCGAACTATCGAATCGCCGAGTAATCGCACTATTCGAGAGGTAATCCAAACCGACGCCGCCATCAATCCCGGCAATTCGGGTGGGCCACTGCTAAACTCCGCAGGACTCTTAATTGGCGTTAATACCGCCATATACAGCCCGTCCGGTGCCAGTGCAGGTATTAGTTTCTCAATTCCGGTAAATACGGTGAAGCAGACGATACCCGAGCTCATTGAATATGGACGAGTACAACGACCTGTATTAGGTATTGAGCTAGCACCAGCGCAACTATTGCGTAGGCTTAATATTGAAGGAATGGCTATTGCTAGAGTAACCCCTAATTTAAGTGCCGATATCGCAGGTATTATAGGTCTTAGTCGCGACAATAACGGACGACTCCAGCTCGGTGACATTTTGATCGCAATTAATGGCGCATTAATGCGCTCTCCCGATGACCTCCTCGGCGTATTAGAGCAGCATCAGTATGGCGATACCCTATCGCTTAGCTTAATTCGTGACGGCAAACGCTATGAGCTCGACGTCGAACTCATAGCCCCAGAAACGTAG
- a CDS encoding SDR family oxidoreductase, producing MDLRSKVIWITGASSGIGRELAIQLSLRGAKLILTARREEQLEETRQLCVNSEQHKILSCDLNDYHQAAHWAERAVAMYGHVDILVNNAGVSQRGGVIDTPIDVDEALIRLDYLSLVALSKAIMPHFIERQSGYYVNISSVAGKLGAPMRTSYSGAKHAVVGFSDSLRFELFPHNIKVTVICPGYVQTPIAVSALNEKNEAANMYDPDIENGMPVTTAVRKIIRAMEAQKNEVLVANGMPWLGYHLRRLLPNTFPALMTKMVKAKKQ from the coding sequence ATGGATCTTCGCTCAAAAGTCATCTGGATTACCGGCGCCAGCTCCGGGATTGGTCGCGAATTGGCAATTCAGTTGTCACTTCGCGGTGCGAAACTAATCCTGACCGCTCGACGGGAAGAACAGCTTGAAGAGACTCGCCAACTTTGTGTCAACAGCGAACAGCATAAGATTCTTAGCTGCGATCTTAATGATTACCATCAGGCTGCGCACTGGGCTGAGCGAGCCGTTGCGATGTATGGGCATGTCGACATTCTCGTTAACAATGCGGGGGTAAGTCAGCGTGGTGGGGTGATTGATACGCCGATTGACGTTGATGAAGCGCTGATCCGCTTAGACTACCTCTCTTTAGTGGCCTTGAGCAAAGCGATTATGCCTCATTTTATTGAGCGTCAGTCAGGTTATTACGTCAATATTTCGTCGGTTGCGGGTAAGTTGGGGGCGCCAATGCGAACCTCTTACTCTGGAGCTAAGCACGCGGTGGTGGGGTTCTCTGATTCACTCCGATTTGAGCTGTTCCCTCATAATATTAAGGTGACGGTTATTTGTCCTGGTTATGTCCAGACTCCCATCGCCGTAAGCGCTCTCAACGAAAAGAATGAAGCTGCGAACATGTATGATCCAGATATTGAGAATGGTATGCCAGTTACTACAGCAGTAAGAAAGATCATCCGCGCTATGGAAGCGCAAAAGAATGAAGTGCTGGTTGCAAATGGCATGCCATGGCTAGGCTATCACCTTCGCCGCTTACTTCCGAACACTTTCCCAGCGCTGATGACTAAGATGGTCAAAGCGAAGAAACAATAA